Proteins from a genomic interval of Rhodothermus marinus:
- a CDS encoding sialate O-acetylesterase encodes MKSYLLVLLVGLLLVGCARETRPLRLAPIFSDHAVLQRQQPIRIWGWGAPGATVTVRLDTVTAQTEVDTEGRWLVELPPQEAGGPYTLAVESNGERRVVEDVLIGEVWVASGQSNMEMPLMPRLAGWSPGDSVYGAAEAVRTANYPQLRLLTVERAVALTPQDTFAGTWQVASPQTVATFSAVAFFFARRLHEALGVPVGIIHSSWGGTPAEAWTGRDHLRELEDFREIVARLEATEPVLHELEAWRSRLQQIAVPTGNDTTFWATLDLNDGRYAENPLPDTLTMSLPTRWENTEMGAFDGVVWFQRRVQVPEAWLGRDLVLELGPIDDMDRTYFNGQPVGGYERLGYWNTPRRYRVPAALVRRDNLIAVRVIDTQGGGGLWGQPEQLRLYPENEPQAAVSLAGMWHYWPVAELVGRRLYVFGEGSLSYTGRPKLPVSLGPNTPTTLFNGMIHPLIPYSIRGAIWYQGESNVGRASQYERLFPTLIRCWRTHWALGDFPFYFVQIAPYDYGPNARSQRLREAQLRTMLRVPHTGMVVTTDVGDDHNIHPARKREVGERLALWALANDYGFQDLVYSGPIYERMEREGTRLRLYFRYADGGLVLRPADGGEFVIAGPDRVFHPARVRVEGETLVVWSPRVPDPQAVRYGWSNTPHATLFNRAGLPASPFRTDDWPEGD; translated from the coding sequence ATGAAAAGCTATCTGCTTGTGCTGCTTGTCGGGCTGTTGCTGGTCGGATGTGCCCGCGAGACTCGTCCGCTGCGTCTGGCGCCCATCTTTTCGGATCATGCCGTGCTTCAACGTCAGCAGCCGATCCGTATCTGGGGGTGGGGGGCACCGGGCGCCACCGTCACGGTGCGTCTCGATACGGTGACGGCGCAGACCGAGGTCGATACGGAGGGACGCTGGCTGGTCGAGCTGCCCCCACAGGAGGCTGGCGGACCCTACACGCTCGCCGTCGAAAGCAACGGCGAACGGCGCGTCGTCGAAGACGTGCTCATCGGCGAGGTCTGGGTGGCCTCCGGCCAGTCGAACATGGAGATGCCCCTGATGCCGCGTCTGGCGGGCTGGTCGCCGGGCGACTCGGTCTACGGCGCCGCCGAGGCCGTCCGCACGGCCAACTATCCACAGTTGCGTCTGCTGACGGTCGAACGCGCCGTAGCGCTGACGCCGCAGGACACCTTCGCCGGCACCTGGCAGGTGGCCTCGCCGCAGACGGTGGCGACCTTCAGCGCCGTAGCTTTTTTCTTTGCCCGCAGGTTGCACGAGGCACTGGGCGTGCCTGTCGGGATCATCCACAGCAGCTGGGGCGGCACGCCCGCCGAGGCCTGGACCGGACGAGACCACCTGCGCGAACTCGAGGACTTCCGGGAAATCGTCGCCCGCCTGGAGGCCACCGAGCCCGTCCTGCACGAACTGGAAGCCTGGCGAAGCCGCCTGCAGCAGATCGCCGTCCCCACGGGCAACGACACCACCTTCTGGGCCACACTCGACCTGAACGATGGCCGCTACGCCGAAAATCCGCTGCCCGATACGCTCACCATGTCGCTACCTACCCGCTGGGAAAACACCGAAATGGGCGCCTTCGACGGCGTGGTCTGGTTCCAGCGGCGCGTCCAGGTTCCCGAGGCCTGGCTGGGCCGCGATCTGGTGCTGGAACTGGGGCCCATCGACGACATGGACCGCACCTACTTCAACGGGCAGCCGGTCGGAGGTTACGAGCGGCTCGGCTACTGGAATACGCCCCGGCGCTATCGCGTGCCCGCCGCGCTGGTCCGCCGTGACAACCTGATCGCCGTGCGCGTGATCGACACGCAGGGCGGTGGGGGCCTGTGGGGCCAGCCCGAGCAACTGCGGCTTTATCCCGAAAATGAACCGCAAGCCGCTGTTTCGCTGGCCGGCATGTGGCACTACTGGCCGGTGGCCGAACTGGTAGGACGTCGCCTGTACGTCTTCGGTGAGGGATCGTTGAGCTACACCGGGCGTCCGAAGCTGCCCGTCTCGCTCGGACCCAATACGCCCACCACACTCTTCAACGGGATGATTCACCCGCTCATTCCCTACAGCATTCGGGGGGCCATCTGGTATCAGGGCGAGTCGAACGTCGGGCGTGCCTCGCAGTACGAGCGACTCTTCCCCACGCTGATTCGGTGCTGGCGCACGCACTGGGCGCTGGGCGACTTTCCCTTCTACTTTGTCCAGATTGCGCCCTACGATTACGGGCCGAACGCCCGCTCGCAGCGGCTTCGGGAAGCCCAGTTACGCACCATGCTGCGCGTGCCCCACACGGGTATGGTCGTAACGACCGACGTGGGCGACGACCACAACATCCATCCGGCGCGTAAGCGCGAAGTAGGCGAGCGGCTGGCCCTCTGGGCACTGGCCAACGACTATGGCTTTCAGGATCTGGTCTATTCCGGTCCCATCTACGAACGTATGGAGCGGGAGGGTACCCGTCTGCGGCTCTATTTCCGCTATGCCGATGGCGGACTGGTGTTGCGTCCGGCCGACGGCGGCGAGTTCGTGATCGCGGGACCGGACCGCGTCTTCCATCCGGCGCGGGTACGGGTCGAAGGCGAAACGCTGGTGGTGTGGAGTCCGCGCGTTCCCGATCCGCAGGCGGTGCGTTACGGCTGGTCCAATACACCGCACGCCACGCTGTTCAACCGCGCCGGCCTGCCCGCTTCGCCCTTCCGCACCGACGACTGGCCGGAGGGCGACTGA
- the cas2 gene encoding CRISPR-associated endonuclease Cas2 → MPYYIAVYDVNVRRVAKMLKLFRRYLTWVQRSVFEGELTEAQFQRLQHEAGRLMNPDEDVVIFYELRDVRYSRRLVLGTEQGHRDRFL, encoded by the coding sequence ATGCCGTACTACATTGCCGTTTACGATGTCAACGTGCGGCGCGTCGCCAAAATGCTTAAGCTCTTCCGGCGCTATCTGACCTGGGTGCAGCGCTCCGTCTTCGAGGGCGAGTTGACCGAAGCGCAGTTTCAGCGCCTGCAGCACGAAGCCGGCCGGCTCATGAACCCCGACGAAGACGTGGTCATCTTTTACGAGCTGCGCGACGTCCGTTACAGCCGGCGTCTGGTGCTGGGTACTGAACAGGGCCACCGCGACCGCTTCCTATGA
- the cas1b gene encoding type I-B CRISPR-associated endonuclease Cas1b has product MKRPYYIFSSGRLRRRQNTLFFEKAAGERIPDDQDETGEPSGTPTGERIPFPVEQVESLYFFGEVDLNSKLLTFLARHDIPAHFYDYYGNYTGTYIPRDYLHSGRLRIEQVLHYVRPKRRRYLARAIVEAATYNLLRVLRYYVNRLEGERREAVAEAIATIEQERTQLRSAEKIPELMGIEGRSREAYYSAWPSILADGPGEAFVFEKRERRPPSNEINALISFGNSLCYTTTIRQIHRTALDPTISYLHEPGARRFSLALDLSEIFKPILVDRAIFRLVKTGEITPRHFEERLGGVYLKEEGRRIFVRHWDERLRQTVYHRRLERHVSYERLIRLECYKLIRHLLDPKNEPYRGLHMWW; this is encoded by the coding sequence ATGAAGCGGCCCTATTACATCTTCTCCAGCGGACGCCTGCGCCGGCGACAGAACACGCTCTTTTTCGAAAAAGCCGCCGGCGAACGCATCCCGGACGATCAGGATGAGACAGGCGAACCCTCGGGCACACCCACCGGCGAACGCATCCCGTTTCCGGTCGAACAGGTCGAAAGCCTGTACTTTTTCGGCGAGGTCGATCTGAACTCGAAGCTGCTCACGTTTCTGGCGCGGCACGACATCCCGGCGCACTTCTACGACTACTACGGCAACTACACGGGCACCTACATCCCGCGCGATTACCTGCACAGCGGGCGGCTGCGCATCGAGCAGGTGCTGCACTACGTGCGACCAAAGCGGCGGCGTTATCTGGCCCGGGCCATCGTGGAGGCGGCCACCTACAACCTGCTCCGTGTGCTGCGCTACTACGTCAACCGCCTGGAAGGGGAGCGTCGGGAAGCCGTCGCCGAAGCGATCGCCACCATCGAGCAGGAACGCACGCAGCTCAGGTCCGCCGAAAAGATTCCCGAACTGATGGGCATCGAAGGGCGCAGCCGGGAGGCCTACTACAGCGCCTGGCCGTCCATTCTGGCCGACGGTCCCGGCGAAGCCTTTGTTTTTGAAAAGCGCGAGCGGCGGCCGCCTTCCAACGAGATCAACGCGCTGATCAGCTTCGGCAACAGCCTGTGCTACACGACCACCATTCGTCAGATTCATCGCACGGCGCTGGATCCGACCATTTCGTACCTGCATGAACCGGGTGCGCGGCGCTTTTCGTTGGCGCTGGACCTGTCCGAGATTTTCAAGCCGATTCTGGTAGATCGAGCCATTTTTCGGCTGGTCAAGACCGGTGAGATCACGCCGCGTCATTTCGAGGAACGGCTGGGCGGGGTCTACCTGAAGGAGGAAGGGCGACGGATTTTCGTCCGGCACTGGGATGAACGCCTGCGCCAGACGGTCTATCACCGTCGTCTGGAGCGACACGTCAGTTACGAACGCTTGATTCGCCTGGAGTGCTACAAGCTGATCCGGCATTTGCTGGACCCGAAGAACGAGCCTTACCGCGGGCTGCACATGTGGTGGTGA
- a CDS encoding ribonuclease H-like domain-containing protein, which yields MHYLALDIETCPLPADGYSAQQQARLAREVHFLRQREPEAHEEALAQRAASLHPLLSWIVCISVQRAVDDPFRPNPPHSYLAPTPDDEGAMLARFWRDVQQFVDLGEKILWITFNGKRFDVPFLLARTLHHGLLPVACGLLDDYPYKQYPHCDLFNLFAGINLGLADLCALLHIPSPKEHGDGSLVQHLLETEGIEGVRRYCEADVVATMACFARLLPLLPRDCQPPSS from the coding sequence ATGCATTACCTTGCGCTGGATATTGAGACGTGTCCGCTGCCGGCCGACGGGTATTCGGCGCAGCAGCAGGCCCGCCTGGCGCGCGAGGTGCACTTCCTGCGCCAGCGTGAACCCGAAGCGCACGAGGAAGCACTGGCGCAGCGGGCCGCCAGCCTGCATCCCCTGCTGAGCTGGATCGTGTGCATTTCGGTGCAACGGGCCGTCGACGATCCCTTCCGGCCCAACCCGCCGCACTCCTATCTGGCGCCTACGCCCGACGACGAAGGCGCCATGCTCGCGCGCTTCTGGCGCGACGTGCAGCAGTTTGTAGATCTTGGCGAGAAAATCCTGTGGATCACGTTCAACGGCAAGCGCTTCGACGTGCCCTTTCTGCTGGCCCGCACGCTCCACCACGGCCTGCTGCCCGTGGCATGCGGCCTGCTGGATGATTATCCCTACAAGCAATATCCCCATTGCGACCTGTTCAACCTGTTTGCGGGCATCAACCTGGGGCTGGCCGATCTGTGCGCGCTGCTGCACATTCCGAGCCCCAAGGAGCACGGCGACGGAAGTCTGGTGCAGCACCTCCTGGAGACCGAAGGGATCGAAGGCGTGCGTCGCTACTGCGAAGCCGACGTTGTGGCCACGATGGCCTGCTTTGCGCGCCTGCTACCGCTGCTTCCACGCGACTGTCAGCCACCGAGCTCATGA
- a CDS encoding putative CRISPR-associated protein — protein MRTLLITVGTSLLTNARREFKKQELNDQEIANYLRHSSPEQASAETNSLSRLLQEGDKLIFLHSQTEEGHVCAEALRRYYDSEGYQAESLEIQDLTYAERRFKMRGLRSLVATLTELIRRERKQNREVLINATGGFKAEIAYATLVGLLFDVPVYYIHEAFRDIIEMPPTPIGWDYSLLAEYEEFFEWIHADYRDTREVENRLRGLPRTQEIHLLLTEEEGYTFLSPTGEAFYEAYQNRLEQAQGTPVWLSDSAWRTYEQAEPAVKALFDRTLAKLRLQELRRSGSDQVHNCDCFVFPKGHRDERLFYFEDEQGGIRVCELTRHSDQSYERAIQRGVRRSNYQNWRRFEVENRV, from the coding sequence ATGCGAACGCTGCTGATTACGGTAGGAACCTCGCTACTGACTAACGCTCGGCGGGAGTTCAAAAAACAGGAGTTGAATGACCAAGAGATTGCCAATTACCTCAGGCACTCCTCGCCAGAGCAGGCCAGTGCAGAGACAAATTCCCTCTCTCGACTGCTTCAGGAAGGAGACAAGCTTATTTTCCTCCATTCTCAGACAGAAGAGGGGCACGTCTGTGCCGAAGCCCTGAGACGTTATTACGATAGCGAAGGGTATCAGGCAGAATCACTTGAAATCCAGGATCTTACCTATGCCGAGCGTCGCTTCAAGATGAGAGGGTTACGTTCTCTGGTAGCGACGCTGACCGAACTTATCCGAAGAGAGCGAAAGCAAAATCGAGAGGTGCTGATCAATGCGACCGGTGGCTTCAAGGCGGAAATTGCCTATGCTACCCTGGTAGGACTGCTGTTTGATGTGCCCGTGTACTACATTCATGAAGCCTTTCGAGACATTATTGAAATGCCTCCAACACCGATCGGATGGGATTATTCTTTGCTGGCCGAGTATGAAGAATTTTTTGAATGGATTCATGCAGATTACAGAGATACCAGGGAGGTTGAGAATCGATTGCGTGGGCTGCCCAGAACTCAGGAAATCCATTTGCTGCTGACAGAAGAGGAAGGATATACCTTCCTGTCGCCTACAGGTGAAGCTTTTTACGAAGCTTACCAGAATCGACTGGAGCAGGCGCAAGGGACGCCTGTATGGCTTTCTGACTCAGCTTGGCGCACCTATGAACAGGCAGAACCAGCTGTGAAGGCTCTTTTTGACCGTACGCTGGCAAAACTACGCCTGCAAGAACTTCGACGCAGCGGATCTGATCAGGTACATAATTGCGATTGCTTTGTTTTTCCAAAAGGACATCGTGACGAGCGCCTTTTCTATTTTGAAGACGAACAGGGAGGTATCCGTGTTTGCGAATTGACGCGGCACAGTGATCAGTCGTATGAAAGGGCCATTCAAAGGGGAGTGAGGCGAAGCAATTATCAGAATTGGCGACGCTTTGAGGTTGAAAACAGGGTTTAA
- the cmr6 gene encoding type III-B CRISPR module RAMP protein Cmr6, protein MADQVSGLQTCLNPGLWLDHFTEWQKPRGELKRTEASDKRQRIPRSFTLPELCQLLSAYRNRWDRMTDALRAQNYIVQMFTLCAASRVIVGLGAESVLETSIRLHRIYGFPVIPGSALKGVARAYAKLIEGKDENDPTFAEVFGKSPPKAQAGKVIFFDAIPANSANLTLELDVMNPHYAPYYQGTAPPADYHNPVPVFFLTIGPGSAFLFAVASREEKLAAQAQKWLIRALTKMGIGAKTVAGYGLWRECQRETRSSSDKEATESASSNTGLEPDRPEMLKELPRKQEERIPAEVVDNRQRPIKVRLLVAGYADRVIPCTGARNLESFRPGTFIWVTVSQRAKDGTIRQVSLSGLWKSR, encoded by the coding sequence GTGGCAGATCAGGTCAGCGGCCTTCAGACCTGTCTCAATCCAGGTTTGTGGCTAGACCATTTCACCGAATGGCAGAAACCACGTGGCGAGCTCAAGCGCACAGAAGCCTCGGACAAGCGCCAGCGGATTCCCAGGTCTTTCACCCTTCCGGAGCTTTGCCAGTTGCTTTCAGCTTATAGAAACCGGTGGGACCGCATGACAGACGCCTTAAGAGCGCAGAATTACATCGTCCAAATGTTCACCTTGTGTGCTGCCAGTCGCGTTATCGTTGGTCTGGGTGCTGAAAGCGTCTTGGAGACCAGCATTCGCCTGCACCGGATCTACGGCTTTCCCGTTATTCCGGGCAGCGCGCTCAAAGGCGTGGCCCGAGCGTATGCCAAACTCATAGAAGGCAAAGACGAAAACGACCCTACTTTTGCAGAGGTCTTCGGTAAAAGTCCACCTAAAGCTCAGGCCGGAAAAGTCATTTTCTTTGATGCGATTCCGGCCAATTCTGCAAACCTGACTCTGGAACTCGACGTGATGAATCCGCACTATGCCCCGTATTACCAGGGGACGGCCCCCCCGGCGGATTATCATAATCCTGTGCCTGTCTTCTTTCTTACCATCGGCCCGGGGAGCGCATTTCTCTTTGCTGTAGCCTCGCGTGAGGAAAAACTGGCGGCTCAGGCTCAGAAGTGGCTTATCCGCGCGCTCACGAAAATGGGCATTGGAGCAAAGACGGTGGCGGGATACGGGCTCTGGAGGGAATGCCAGAGAGAAACGCGGAGTAGCTCCGATAAAGAGGCTACAGAGTCCGCCTCCTCGAACACCGGTCTGGAGCCTGATCGCCCTGAGATGCTCAAAGAACTGCCTCGGAAGCAAGAAGAGCGCATTCCGGCCGAAGTTGTGGACAACAGGCAGCGCCCGATAAAGGTTCGCTTGCTGGTAGCGGGTTATGCCGACCGGGTTATTCCCTGTACCGGCGCGCGTAATCTTGAAAGCTTTCGGCCAGGCACCTTCATCTGGGTGACCGTGAGCCAACGGGCAAAAGATGGCACGATCCGCCAGGTGTCTCTTTCCGGGTTGTGGAAGTCCAGATGA
- the cmr5 gene encoding type III-B CRISPR module-associated protein Cmr5, translating into MSTKSLQKTLEQKRAERAWTCVQEVLSQAQNLEDPESFKKKYNSLARKVPMLVLTNGLGQTLAFLKAKGKNDPANEHTVLFRHLSNWVVSQVAPSPTASNGDLLQWVLENDSVAYRRATTEALAFLTWLKRFAEAELPED; encoded by the coding sequence ATGAGCACAAAGTCCCTGCAGAAAACCCTGGAACAGAAGCGGGCTGAACGGGCGTGGACGTGCGTGCAGGAGGTATTGAGCCAGGCCCAGAATCTGGAAGATCCTGAGAGCTTCAAGAAAAAGTACAATTCTCTTGCCCGCAAAGTCCCGATGCTGGTCCTCACGAACGGCTTGGGACAGACGCTGGCGTTTCTCAAGGCAAAAGGCAAAAACGACCCTGCCAATGAGCATACGGTACTCTTCCGCCATCTCTCCAACTGGGTCGTGAGTCAAGTGGCTCCGAGCCCGACAGCCAGTAATGGAGACCTGCTCCAATGGGTGCTTGAGAACGACAGCGTTGCCTACCGTAGAGCGACAACGGAGGCACTGGCTTTTTTGACCTGGCTCAAGCGCTTCGCCGAAGCCGAACTGCCGGAGGACTGA
- the cmr4 gene encoding type III-B CRISPR module RAMP protein Cmr4 encodes MFDRAAILFLYTETPLHAGSGTSLGIVDLPIQRERTTGYPMIQASGLKGCLRDVAAGDTQKVEIVFGPETQRASDHAGALSVGDARVLLFPVRSLAGVFAWVTSQNVLARFKREAEMAGLQVNWEPIGPAPTDDGTAFVANGSGVVANGRVVLEEFAFTAQENNTVADIAKWFQDKAMPQGDEYTYWRESLEKRLVILPENAFRDFVQLSTEVIARVRIDDTKKTVERGALWTEEHLPSETLLYATLFASKPRVKDDELPDDWKQANDRVEKILEFVREAVDGKRLQLGGDATVGRGIVKVRFVEGQGQAQATSGTQTGGQP; translated from the coding sequence ATGTTTGACCGTGCAGCAATACTCTTTCTGTACACTGAAACACCGCTCCATGCGGGAAGCGGCACGAGCCTGGGTATCGTGGATCTACCCATTCAGCGGGAGCGCACCACGGGCTACCCCATGATCCAGGCCTCCGGTCTGAAAGGATGCCTGCGGGACGTGGCAGCAGGCGACACGCAAAAGGTGGAGATTGTCTTCGGCCCGGAGACACAGCGCGCGTCCGATCACGCCGGAGCGCTTTCGGTGGGGGACGCCCGCGTTCTGCTCTTTCCGGTGCGCTCGCTTGCGGGCGTCTTTGCCTGGGTCACGAGCCAGAACGTCCTGGCCCGCTTCAAGCGGGAAGCGGAAATGGCAGGGCTTCAGGTGAACTGGGAGCCGATCGGACCCGCACCGACAGACGACGGGACCGCATTCGTAGCCAATGGAAGTGGGGTGGTAGCAAACGGAAGAGTGGTGTTAGAAGAATTTGCCTTTACGGCGCAGGAGAACAACACCGTAGCAGACATCGCAAAATGGTTTCAAGACAAGGCCATGCCTCAGGGGGATGAGTACACATACTGGCGCGAGTCCTTAGAAAAGCGCTTGGTGATCCTGCCCGAAAACGCCTTTCGGGACTTCGTCCAGCTCTCTACAGAGGTCATTGCCCGGGTGCGGATTGATGACACTAAAAAGACGGTGGAGCGGGGCGCCCTCTGGACCGAGGAGCATCTGCCCTCCGAGACGCTCCTGTACGCGACACTCTTTGCCAGCAAGCCACGAGTGAAAGACGATGAGTTGCCCGATGATTGGAAACAAGCAAATGATCGAGTTGAGAAGATTCTGGAATTCGTAAGGGAAGCCGTAGACGGCAAACGCCTCCAACTGGGCGGCGATGCTACGGTGGGTCGGGGCATCGTGAAGGTGCGCTTTGTAGAAGGGCAAGGCCAGGCTCAGGCAACGAGTGGGACCCAAACGGGAGGTCAGCCATGA
- the cmr3 gene encoding type III-B CRISPR module-associated protein Cmr3 encodes MSFALVIQPHDVLLFRDGKPFSAGTDIRARSLFPPTPFTIQGAIRARVLFSSGVSPAAYVSGKTQEAQKLQELIGTPKDSYGKLQLWGPFLANQENDRWVRYFPLPADIVRLSGSYALLQPLKKSPWQSNLPAGLQTPWLRTPERLEEVRGWISEDELGRYLGGVAPGKVYDESEFVEREHRFGIAIERARRTVRESYLYLAEFLRLKEGVAFWVDVEGISETDLGGKTGLLQLGGEARAAYYEVQQAAPDLIPTPPNPLPDRFKVVLLTPAWFSGGWQPQGGNWGQFFYGSVRLVSAIIPRYQPIGGAYVDDRRRRGAFQKPMRRFVPAGSVYFFEHDGTASWTGRPFTETPSGEGNYGQIGFGACAIGKWNYA; translated from the coding sequence ATGAGTTTCGCTTTGGTCATCCAGCCCCACGATGTGCTGCTTTTCCGGGATGGCAAGCCCTTCTCGGCGGGCACGGATATTCGAGCCCGGAGTCTTTTCCCTCCGACACCCTTCACGATCCAGGGCGCCATCCGGGCACGGGTGCTCTTTTCCAGCGGGGTCAGCCCTGCGGCCTACGTCAGCGGCAAAACCCAGGAAGCCCAGAAGCTCCAAGAGCTGATTGGCACCCCGAAGGATAGTTACGGTAAGCTCCAGCTGTGGGGGCCTTTCTTAGCCAATCAGGAAAACGACCGCTGGGTGCGCTACTTCCCCTTACCAGCCGATATAGTGCGCCTGAGCGGCTCCTATGCGCTTTTGCAGCCTCTCAAAAAATCTCCCTGGCAGTCCAACCTACCCGCTGGCCTCCAGACACCGTGGCTCCGAACGCCTGAACGCCTGGAAGAAGTGCGGGGTTGGATCAGCGAGGACGAGCTTGGGCGTTACCTCGGAGGAGTGGCTCCGGGAAAAGTGTATGACGAATCGGAGTTTGTGGAGCGGGAGCATCGGTTTGGTATTGCCATCGAGCGAGCGCGTAGAACCGTGCGCGAGTCGTATCTCTACCTGGCCGAATTCCTCCGGCTCAAGGAAGGTGTAGCTTTCTGGGTGGATGTCGAAGGCATCTCCGAGACCGACCTGGGAGGGAAAACGGGCTTGCTCCAGCTCGGTGGAGAGGCCCGAGCAGCCTATTACGAAGTGCAGCAGGCTGCACCCGACCTGATTCCGACCCCACCGAATCCTCTGCCAGATCGCTTCAAGGTTGTGCTCTTGACTCCTGCATGGTTTTCCGGCGGCTGGCAGCCACAGGGCGGAAACTGGGGGCAGTTCTTTTACGGCTCCGTTCGGCTGGTTTCGGCCATCATTCCTCGCTATCAGCCGATCGGCGGAGCGTATGTGGACGACAGACGGCGAAGGGGAGCTTTCCAGAAGCCCATGCGCCGGTTTGTACCGGCCGGAAGCGTGTACTTCTTTGAGCACGACGGCACGGCTTCCTGGACCGGAAGGCCCTTCACGGAAACCCCTTCCGGGGAAGGGAACTACGGCCAGATTGGTTTTGGCGCTTGTGCCATTGGTAAATGGAATTATGCATAA